In Phaseolus vulgaris cultivar G19833 chromosome 10, P. vulgaris v2.0, whole genome shotgun sequence, a single genomic region encodes these proteins:
- the LOC137818669 gene encoding ethylene-responsive transcription factor ERF084-like, whose translation MTMNHEIYLHALTTTTANYFLAKSETAPSQALDSSQKLRYETALEGIAAVVGEHVLFGTTSSLHVPDTPKKTAGVSASKSYRGVRKRPWGRWSAEIRDRIGRCRHWLGTFDTAEEAARAYDAAARRLRGAKARTNFKIPSVLPLSPSSEGGAVKPKAARNNARKCSSVEQLFSGVPQTRGNDYGGENKKVEVDLKLGVKFGVANTRIVI comes from the coding sequence ATGACCATGAACCACGAAATCTACTTGCACGCGCTCACCACCACCACCGCCAACTATTTCCTTGCCAAATCCGAAACGGCGCCGTCTCAGGCGCTCGACTCGTCGCAGAAGCTACGCTACGAAACGGCGCTCGAAGGGATAGCCGCGGTTGTTGGAGAGCACGTGCTCTTCGGAACCACGTCGTCGTTGCATGTTCCCGACACGCCCAAGAAAACGGCGGGCGTGTCGGCGAGCAAGAGTTACCGAGGAGTGAGGAAGAGACCGTGGGGGAGGTGGTCGGCGGAGATACGCGACCGGATCGGGCGGTGCCGCCACTGGCTGGGGACCTTCGACACGGCGGAGGAAGCGGCGCGTGCGTACGACGCGGCGGCGAGGCGGCTCAGAGGCGCGAAGGCGAGGACCAACTTCAAGATACCCTCTGTGCTGCCGCTCTCTCCGTCGTCGGAAGGTGGTGCCGTGAAGCCGAAAGCGGCGCGCAACAACGCGAGGAAGTGCTCCTCCGTGGAGCAGTTGTTCAGTGGCGTGCCTCAGACTCGAGGAAATGATTATGGTGGCGAGAACAAAAAGGTTGAGGTGGATTTGAAGCTGGGTGTTAAGTTTGGCGTTGCGAACACCAGAATAGTTATTTAG
- the LOC137818086 gene encoding uncharacterized protein, which produces MSKLHDQWVSMAIADDTLVAHQLLLLRNHQHSSVNPWACRQRRTTRFPVSAARASPTTPLTWTAATSLDGFEGSTRHTAPMQSSEHKPVDNKSATFAEKSKSSSSKKKRTLSHLRRVEQEKKDEVKNIRDELEATYLKYERRKAEGERLKKTKKELWLRRSLEMGQSVEQNMEAKYSASNIAPQDHIVEKQSPDSEAAPVSEAAAAATAPSNERKSGGQQPRIFLPDLNEAPVEFFTEFIGFNQ; this is translated from the exons ATGTCCAAGCTCCATGACCAGTGGGTTTCCATGGCCATCGCCGACGACACCCTCGTCGCCCACCAGCTCCTCCTTCTCCGCAACCACCAACACTCCTCCGTCAATCCCTGGGCCTGCCGTCAGCGCCGCACCACCAGGTTCCCCGTCTCCGCCGCCCGCGCCAGCCCCACCACTCCCCTCACCTGGACCGCCGCCACCTCCCTCGACGGCTTCGAAGGCTCCACTCGCCACACCGCACCAATGCAATCCTCAGAACACAAG CCTGTGGATAATAAAAGTGCAACTTTCGCTGAAAAGAGTAAGAGTTCATCTTCAAAGAAGAAAAGG ACTCTCTCTCATCTACGAAGGGTGGAACAAGAGAAGAAAGACGAAGTGAAGAATATTAGAGAC GAGCTGGAAGCCACATATCTCAAATATGAGAGAAGAAAAGCAGAAGGCGAAAGGTTAAAGAAAACAAAG AAGGAGTTGTGGTTGCGACGGTCCTTAGAAATGGGACAAAGTGTGGAGCAAAACATGGAGGCTAAATACAGTGCATCAAACATAGCCCCACAAGATCACATTGTTGAGAAGCAATCACCAGATTCTGAAGCAGCACCTGTGAgtgaagcagcagcagcagcaactGCTCCTTCCAACGAACGAAAGAGTGGTGGGCAGCAACCTCGAATATTCTTACCGGATCTGAATGAAGCTCCGGTGGAGTTTTTCACGGAGTTTATTGGGTTTAACCAATAG